A window of the Ogataea parapolymorpha DL-1 chromosome V, whole genome shotgun sequence genome harbors these coding sequences:
- a CDS encoding cell cycle serine/threonine-protein kinase CDC5/MSD2 has translation MSTGRALQALNNVQLNTKATPSNGIIKTPVRSSISKPETKSKKKKEKLSSLCKTPPSVVRTRNGRGYHRGLFLGEGGFARCFQMKDESGRIFAAKTVAKASIKNEKTKTKLLSEIKIHKSMSHPNIVQFVDCFEDDVNVYILLEICPNQSLMDLLKARKVLSEPEVRLFMVQIIGAIKYLHRRRVVHRDLKLGNIFFDPDMNVKIGDFGLATVVSPSTNKRYTICGTPNYIAPEVLGGKATGHSFEVDIWAIGIMMFALLFGKPPFQAKDVQVIYERIKNNEYKFPADSSASAESKNLITKLLSTDPTLRPSLDEILEHEWFKCGPFPAKISTESLKQIPKNLAFITKEESLINFATCKQRVGINDSYKSPVEILKTDLESEQPKTLLPHSLSPNNTKNKYKEIPPVAVRNTVRSRITNELANAHPENQMMRILNDTLSATLMNMKEIEEQKLRPDARAMKKPIVVSKWVDYSNKHGFSYQLSSGAIGVLFNAGQTVLKMVDTTDVFYISSSSEEGWQVAHYTEETTPSLLSREIEVVDFFRKYMTAHLSDVSSGARKSSSRSKDVFLRRYTRDDNYIMFELSNGSYQFNFKDHHKMVISELGQYLTHITPSKEIETLPLDYVLSHGNFYESPDEYFSVKYDFMKHALRDKISI, from the coding sequence ATGAGCACCGGAAGAGCCTTGCAGGCGTTGAATAACGTCCAATTGAATACCAAAGCTACACCGTCTAATGGAATCATTAAGACGCCGGTTCGCAGCTCTATTTCCAAGCCCGAGAcaaagagcaaaaaaaagaaggagaagctcaGTTCGCTTTGTAAGACGCCGCCAAGCGTTGTGCGCACCAGGAACGGAAGAGGCTACCACAGAGGTCTGTTTCTCGGGGAAGGTGGCTTTGCCAGATGTTTCCAGATGAAAGATGAATCTGGTCGGATTTTTGCTGCCAAGACGGTGGCCAAGGCGTCTATCAAAAATGAGAAGACCAAAACGAAACTCCTCAGCGAAATCAAGATCCACAAGAGCATGTCTCACCCTAACATTGTCCAGTTCGTGGACTGCTTCGAAGACGATGTAAATGTGTACATTTTGCTGGAAATCTGCCCTAATCAGTCGTTGATGGACCTATTAAAAGCTAGAAAAGTTCTCAGCGAGCCAGAGGTGCGTTTATTCATGGTTCAAATCATTGGAGCCATCAAATATCTTCACAGAAGAAGAGTTGTTCACAGAGACCTAAAACTTGGAAACATCTTTTTTGATCCTGACATGAACGTCAAGATTGGAGATTTCGGTCTGGCAACTGTTGTGAGCCCATCCACCAACAAGAGATACACCATTTGCGGAACCCCAAATTACATTGCTCCCGAGGTTCTGGGTGGTAAAGCCACTGGCCACAGTTTCGAGGTTGACATCTGGGCCATTGGAATCATGATGTTCGCACTGCTTTTTGGTAAGCCTCCATTCCAGGCCAAGGATGTTCAAGTTATCTACGAGCGGATCAAGAATAACGAATACAAGTTCCCCGCCGACTCTTCTGCGTCAGCAGAGTCCAAGAACCTGATCACAAAGCTGCTTTCGACCGACCCCACCCTAAGACCTTCGCTAGACGAGATCCTTGAGCACGAGTGGTTCAAGTGTGGCCCATTCCCTGCCAAAATCTCGACTGAGTCGCTCAAACAAATCCCAAAGAATCTTGCTTTCATCACCAAGGAAGAATCTTTGATCAATTTTGCTACCTGCAAGCAGCGAGTGGGAATAAACGATTCCTACAAGAGCCCTGTTGAGATCCTCAAGACGGATCTCGAAAGTGAGCAGCCAAAAACGCTTCTCCCTCACTCTCTGTCGCCTAATAATACCAAAAACAAGTACAAGGAGATTCCCCCGGTTGCCGTGAGAAACACAGTTAGAAGCCGGATCaccaacgagctggccaacgCTCATCCGGAAAACCAGATGATGCGCATTTTAAATGATACCTTATCCGCCACGTTGATGAATATGAAAGAGATCGAAGAGCAGAAATTGAGGCCGGATGCGAGAGCCATGAAGAAGCCGATTGTGGTTAGCAAGTGGGTTGATTATTCCAACAAACACGGATTTTCGTACCAGCTCTCATCCGGTGCCATTGGGGTTTTGTTCAATGCAGGCCAAACTGTCCTCAAGATGGTTGACACGACGGATGTCTTTTATatttcgagctcaagcGAGGAAGGCTGGCAAGTTGCGCATTACACGGAGGAAACCACGCCGTCTTTGTTGTCCCGTGAAATCGAAGTGGTCGACTTCTTCCGCAAATATATGACTGCTCACCTTTCCGATGTCTCGTCTGGAGCACGCAAGTCCTCGAGCCGCAGCAAAGACGTCTTTTTGCGCAGATACACTAGAGATGATAATTACATCATGTTTGAATTGAGCAACGGTAGTTATCAATTCAACTTCAAGGATCATCACAAGATGGTGATTTCCGAGCTGGGTCAGTACCTAACGCATATCACGCCGTCCAAGGAGATCGAGACGCTTCCTTTGGACTACGTTCTCAGTCACGGCAACTTTTATGAGAGTCCCGACGAGTACTTCAGTGTCAAGTATGACTTTATGAAGCACGCTCTCAGAGATAAGATATCGATATGA
- a CDS encoding Ubiquitin ligase-binding protein BUL1, translating into MSDSEVIPYDVLPTFETDNELLNRTLTQIEQFSRADGLPDYHTAVNEDPPLYRPNNTIRNQEILHVRDNEKLLLNNLDQLDRITSSVKITIRATKTFPEMGKSVERGNPLKEFHAGDIVTGCVTVHNPTSTRVPFEMFLVSLEGYVTIPSIMTNKVTKRTFLKMFDFGACYMDGFYPTANFPTPTQCTYDPFDETYYGFPESKVLEPGSKHKKFFYFRLPETLLENSCDHHIYEHFEKLPPSFGLDRESFNGRARQIAINESLGYGRLQDIGSPILLNDQSENGQSVSYAITVRMIGKYQDIYKNDPMKKFIMIKDEQHFFRFIPDESLDLPSYKDNQNLGSRSTKQQLERVSRAAEEAIERLTKIKFLRSAGIEDEREANELSLATEKLKKMNLNLSAEPIISHTTDRYQNSTTFPLYKKKLFGFPNAKSSEKPNQLRFEASISKNVRLGYIVPSVLSKISSTEIEQQQASVLSQVPLQSPVLSPVTSPHGGELAPVSSFSSLRSLNDETLNALVSKMESISFSNEVEIQLYTTSSHPPEIAYVRPALKSCTISSPSPIPVTFDPDFLLQAETPANAIIGVKDEFSNYLSELKSLARQTGRGIEKQLCHDLISLSNIGLAQKTLPVFEEIILRSQPKWVKTSEGCSTKFKIKLKWDYATIRKLTLLPSFSICYFTKLYYLTLKLGFKKHSTNNAVLNVPIEVAKISFGKNLQ; encoded by the coding sequence ATGTCAGACTCCGAAGTCATTCCATACGATGTTCTGCCAACGTTCGAGACCGACAACGAGCTACTCAACCGCACATTGACTCAGATAGAGCAGTTTTCGCGCGCTGATGGACTGCCGGACTACCATACTGCTGTCAACGAGGATCCTCCTTTGTACAGGCCAAACAACACTATACGGAATCAGGAAATCCTCCATGTGCGCGATAACgagaaactgctgctgaacaatctggaccagctggatAGAATCACCTCGTCAGTCAAGATCACCATCAGAGCCACCAAAACCTTCCCTGAGATGGGAAAGAGCGTTGAGCGTGGTAATCCACTAAAGGAGTTCCATGCTGGCGATATCGTTACCGGCTGTGTCACGGTGCACAATCCGACGAGTACAAGGGTTCCCTTTGAAATGTTTTTAGTGTCGCTCGAAGGCTACGTCACCATTCCTTCCATAATGACCAACAAGGTGACCAAGCGTACATTTCTCAAGATGTTCGATTTCGGAGCATGCTATATGGACGGGTTCTATCCGACGGCAAATTTTCCCACACCCACGCAGTGCACGTACGACCCGTTTGACGAGACGTATTACGGCTTTCCCGAGTCGAAGGTGCTCGAACCAGGGAGCAAACACAAAAAATTCTTCTACTTTAGGCTGCCCGAAACACTGCTCGAAAACTCATGTGACCACCACATCTATGAGCactttgagaagctgccaCCATCGTTTGGGCTCGACCGCGAGAGTTTCAACGGCAGAGCCAGACAAATCGCAATCAATGAGTCGCTGGGATACGGCCGGCTGCAGGACATCGGCTCGCCGATTCTGCTCAACGATCAGAGCGAAAATGGTCAGTCGGTATCATATGCCATCACAGTGCGAATGATTGGCAAGTATCAGGACATTTACAAGAACGACCCGATGAAAAAATTCATTATGATCAAAGACGAGCAGcattttttcagattcATCCCCGACGAGTCTCTTGACTTACCATCTTACAAAGATAATCAGAACCTCGGAAGTAGATCCACCAAGCAGCAATTGGAGCGAGTTTCCAGAGCTGCCGAGGAGGCGATAGAGAGGctcaccaaaatcaagttcTTGCGATCAGCAGGAATCGAAGACGAGCGCGAAGCCAACGAGCTCAGCTTGGCCAccgaaaagctcaagaaaatgaatTTAAACTTATCTGCAGAGCCAATAATTTCGCACACTACAGACAGGTACCAAAATAGCACCACTTTTCCGCTctacaagaaaaagctaTTTGGATTCCCAAATGCCAAATCTTCTGAAAAACCTAATCAACTCAGGTTCGAGGCCTCGATAAGCAAAAATGTGCGACTTGGCTACATTGTGCCCAGCGTGCTCTCCAAGATCTCGTCGACAGAGatcgagcagcagcaggcgTCAGTTCTTTCGCAGGTGCCGCTTCAATCCCCTGTCCTGAGTCCCGTGACGTCTCCGCATGGAGGCGAACTTGCTCCTgtcagctcgttcagcagtCTAAGATCgctgaacgacgagacACTTAATGCGCTGGTGTCCAAAATGGAGTCTATCTCTTTTTCCAATGAGGTGGAAATCCAACTGTATACCACCTCATCTCACCCCCCGGAGATTGCGTATGTGCGTCCAGCATTGAAGTCATGCACAATCTCCTCGCCATCGCCTATTCCTGTCACTTTTGATCCGGACTTTCTGCTCCAGGCCGAGACCCCGGCGAATGCTATAATAGGTGTGAAGGACGAATTTTCAAATTATCTTTCAGAACTCAAATCGCTCGCTAGACAGACCGGCCGCGGCATAGAAAAGCAACTGTGCCACGATCTGATCTCTCTCTCAAATATCGGCCTGGCGCAAAAAACTCTGCCAGTCTTTGAAGAGATTATTTTACGGAGCCAGCCTAAATGGGTGAAAACCAGTGAGGGCTGCTCAACcaagttcaaaatcaaactCAAGTGGGATTACGCTACTATACGAAAGCTGACTCTGTTGCCTAGCTTCAGCATATGCTACTTCACTAAACTGTACTACCTGACGTTAAAGCTGGGCTTCAAAAAACACTCAACCAACAACGCAGTATTGAACGTGCCCAtcgaggtggccaagatTAGTTTTGGGAAAAATTTGCAATGA
- a CDS encoding RNA polymerase II core subunit — translation MNAPDRFELFILPDGVPKLQITPDSKVPSCVLIKFEREDHTLGNLLKQELANDPQVLFVAYKVEHPLFANFVMRLQTEEGYKPRIALKNACTRLISKLGILNDKFKREWELKALLAEGESDDI, via the exons ATGAACGCCCCAGATCGGTTCGAGCTATTCATCCTTCCCGATGGAGTGCCAAA GCTTCAGATCACACCGGACTCGAAAGTGCCGAGCTGTGTGCTCATAAAGTTCGAGAGAGAGGACCACACGCTGGGCAACTTATTAAAACAAGAACTCGCCAACGACCCACAGGTGCTCTTTGTGGCCTACAAAGTGGAACATCCTTTGTTTGCCAACTTTGTGATGAGATTGCAAACAGAAGAAGGTTACAAACCTCGGATTGCTCTTAAGAACGCATGCACTAGACTGATCTCGAAACTGGGCATTCTCAATGACAAATTCAAACGCGAGTGGGAGCTGAAGGCCTTGCTTGCCGAGGGCGAGTCGGACGACATATAA
- a CDS encoding Component of the Sin3p-Rpd3p histone deacetylase complex, producing the protein MYQKGIKPIDEVYREISVLFRDAPDLLEDFKLFMPDTTAPVLDQQGRMQGPQLGEYNNYGQVYYDGKQAGHLGQPHSQAQPQQSNVQLPPVGSFQPPTFRQPVPQMPSKDKKKRWGSQQLSQSIPSQKSYQMTQPYDEPPVSNIRASLQPRRKDENPSLLPGVPEPVYPNAVESDLTDEVTFFDKVKKAINNKQTYNEFLKFLRLYTSEVIDKDTLVEKAEGFIGGFPDLFDWFKSFVGWEEKPLHIENIAIKKQQLDLMMCKACGPSYRLLPKSQTYMPCSGRDEMCWEVLNDEWAGHPVWASEESGFIAHRKNQYEDILFRIEEERHEYDFYMEANLRTIQTLETIANRLANMTPDEKAKFKLPPGLGHTSVTIYKKVIRKVYDKDKGFEVIEALHENPAVAVPVVLKRLKQKDEEWKRAHREWNKVWRELEQKAFYKSLDHLGLTFKQIDKKLLTNKQLVSEISTIKQEQMQKKLHPLMPIPAPQLSYHYDDFEVFMDILKLVDCYLSHSQTYSQYDKEKIEGFLRSFIAKFFFLDSKFIDNAMARRSVGQVKEVQKEDPDNKETVPAVPTLSQSKKRSRENDLLRDVLKKVKKPKKNEGDEESDSAGSAQTASQGEENDEVERAQTNWITNDRPNISYGDDRTEFNMFCNTQLYVFYRFLNTLYERLLEIKQMAPSVNKEIKSRKVTPFAKDLGLINDQLEEMGINIKGDDSYNEALELCAKVIEGSLDQNNFEETLRQGFRNKAFKLFTVDKVISGLLKHCHNIVSDSKCTEIVLLMEKDRNNSKTTARDQIIYRMQVRNLMASDENMFKIVFNKAANDTTITFLALDDTTIRDDSKTPEEKWNYYLTSYAMSHPTEGIDPNAILLPFLKSNVEEEEEEEGEIDGIADSKLKVKIDKETYRLVFEPGSYDVFVRDTAFSKDEKRLSKEIRMRSLQEALDGEFGLGKELDEGEIEEANKQFKAWIEQGPQAYQQAGSKLIDSAGDTVSTGRDTVVSAGAPSQTDHTSADTNNEGE; encoded by the coding sequence ATGTACCAAAAAGGAATAAAAccgatcgacgaggttTACCGAGAGATTTCGGTTTTGTTCAGAGATGCCCCCGACTTGTTGGAAGatttcaagctcttcatGCCGGATACAACGGCTCCTGTTCTGGATCAACAGGGGAGGATGCAAGGACCGCAGCTGGGTGAATACAACAACTACGGTCAGGTGTATTATGATGGGAAGCAGGCGGGGCATCTAGGTCAGCCTCATTCACAAGCCCAACCGCAACAGTCGAATGTTCAACTCCCTCCTGTTGGAAGTTTCCAGCCTCCAACTTTCCGCCAGCCTGTGCCTCAAATGCCTTCTAAAGATAAAAAGAAGAGGTGGGGTTCACAGCAGCTATCTCAATCTATTCCCTCGCAAAAGTCTTATCAGATGACGCAACCATATGATGAGCCTCCAGTCTCCAACATACGTGCTTCTTTGCAACCCAGACGGAAAGACGAAAACCCTTCTTTGCTACCAGGTGTTCCGGAGCCAGTTTATCCAAATGCCGTTGAGTCTGATCTCACGGATGAGGTTACCTTCTTCGATAAGGTGAAGAAGGCTATCAACAATAAGCAAACCTACAACGAGTTTCTCAAGTTTCTCAGGCTTTACACCAGCGAAGTTATTGATAAGGACACGCTGGTTGAGAAGGCGGAAGGATTCATTGGTGGCTTCCCTGATCTCTTTGACTGGTTCAAGTCCTTTGTTGGGTGGGAAGAGAAACCCCTTCATATTGAGAATATTGCaatcaagaaacagcaaCTGGATCTCATGATGTGCAAAGCGTGTGGCCCGTCCTATAGATTGCTTCCAAAGTCACAAACATACATGCCTTGTTCTGGCAGAGATGAAATGTGCTGGGAAGTTCTGAATGACGAATGGGCAGGACACCCAGTCTGGGCTTCGGAAGAGTCTGGATTTATTGCTCATCGTAAGAATCAGTATGAGGACATTCTGTTCCGaattgaagaagaaagacacGAATATGATTTCTACATGGAAGCCAACCTTAGAACCATTCAAACGCTTGAAACGATTGCCAACCGACTTGCAAATATGACACCAGATGAAAAGGCCAAGTTCAAGCTCCCACCAGGGCTTGGCCACACATCTGTCACGATATACAAGAAAGTGATCAGAAAAGTGTATGACAAGGATAAGGGTTTTGAAGTCATCGAGGCTCTTCATGAAAAtcctgctgttgctgttccGGTTGTTCTGAAAAGACTAAAGCagaaggacgaggagtGGAAGAGAGCTCATCGTGAATGGAACAAAGTTTGGAGGGAATTGGaacaaaaagctttctACAAGTCTCTTGACCACCTTGGTTTGACATTTAAGCAGATAGACAAGAAGCTTTTGACCAACAAGCAGCTAGTTAGTGAGATCTCTACAATCAAGCAAGAGCAAATGCAAAAGAAGCTGCACCCATTGATGCCTATCCCAGCTCCGCAATTGAGTTATCATTACGATGACTTTGAGGTTTTCATGGATATTCTCAAGCTAGTTGACTGCTACTTATCTCACAGCCAGACGTATTCCCAGTATGATaaggaaaaaattgaagGATTCCTCAGATCTTTCATTGCCAAATTTTTCTTCCTAGACTCCAAATTCATCGATAATGCTATGGCAAGAAGATCTGTCGGCCAAGTGAAGGAAGtgcaaaaagaagatccCGACAATAAGGAAACTGTGCCAGCTGTTCCTACTCTGTCCCAGTCAAAGAAGAGATCGAGGGAAAACGATCTTTTGAGGGACGTCTTAAAGAAAGTTAAaaaaccaaagaagaacgaAGGCGATGAGGAATCTGACTCCGCGGGTTCTGCTCAGACCGCTTCGCAGGGCGAAGAGAATGATGAAGTCGAAAGAGCGCAAACAAATTGGATTACGAATGACAGACCGAATATCTCCTATGGTGACGATCGGACCGAGTTCAACATGTTCTGCAACACCCAGCTCTATGTGTTCTACCGCTTTTTGAACACTCTTTATGAGCGTTTACTTGAAATCAAACAGATGGCTCCAAGCGTCAACAAAGAGATCAAATCGAGAAAGGTGACACCTTTTGCCAAGGATTTGGGTCTGATCAATGATCAATTAGAGGAGATGGGTATCAACATTAAGGGCGATGACTCGTACAATGAAGCTCTGGAACTTTGCGCAAAAGTCATTGAGGGCTCTTTGGACCAAAACAATTTTGAAGAGACCCTCCGTCAAGGATTCCGCAACAAAGCATTTAAGCTGTTCACCGTGGACAAGGTTATTTCTGGTCTTTTGAAGCACTGCCACAACATTGTTAGTGACTCAAAGTGTACCGAAATCGTTCTGCTGATGGAGAAGGACCGGAACAACTCCAAGACGACCGCAAGAGACCAAATCATCTACAGAATGCAGGTCCGCAACCTGATGGCTTCGGATGAGAACATGTTCAAGATTGTTTTCAACAAGGCTGCCAACGACACGACGATCACATTCTTGGCATTGGACGATACCACGATCCGTGATGACTCGAAGACACCAGAAGAGAAGTGGAACTACTATCTCACCAGTTACGCCATGTCCCATCCTACAGAAGGTATTGATCCAAACGCAATTTTGCTTCCTTTCTTGAAGTCCAACGtcgaagaggaagaggaggaggaaggAGAGATTGATGGTATCGCAGACTCCAAGCTGAAGGTCAAAATTGATAAGGAGACGTACAGATTAGTGTTTGAGCCGGGCTCTTATGATGTGTTTGTGCGGGACACTGCATTCAGCAAGGACGAAAAACGTTTAAGCAAAGAAATTAGGATGAGGAGTTTACAGGAAGCCTTAGATGGCGAATTCGGGCTTGGAAAGGAGTTGGATGAAGGCGAGATTGAAGAAGCTAATAAACAGTTCAAAGCTTGGATCGAGCAAGGTCCGCAGGCTTATCAACAAGCGGGTAGCAAACTGATCGATTCTGCGGGAGATACAGTGAGCACTGGGCGGGACACTGTTGTTTCCGCGGGCGCCCCTTCCCAAACCGACCACACTAGTGCCGACACCAACAATGAGGGTGAGTAA
- a CDS encoding STI1-like protein: MSVQELRLKGNEKFKNCNYPGALIHYTECLNLDSNAYAIYCNRAAALIKLDCMKEAEEDLIKSLEINPDYVPSLCRLGFLYLYEGNTVKSLENYVRAVQVCAREPHQLDKFKGRLKEAVRLAEGRAKQQGYPQSYIDNIIPSTVRAILDNYRGLASEDAGHSTVSSNATNQSGESSIPRGRTFATAITGTPMSLASLFGQGANRGVNTSIRVETGQPSRDENQADRMDEDPEVDISDVETTHRQIHERVQNFMRQQQGQPLQPMALARSLASTITSQFQNEPQGGNLADQIARGISTFMGQTQSEPQQSEPAQSSTGDDLHEMGELQEDLD, translated from the coding sequence ATGTCGGTACAAGAACTCAGATTAAAGGGCAATGAGAAGTTCAAAAATTGCAATTATCCAGGAGCTTTAATCCACTACACGGAGTGTTTGAACCTCGATTCAAATGCTTACGCTATCTACTGTAATAGGGCGGCAGCCTTGATCAAACTGGATTGCATgaaagaagcagaagagGACCTGATCAAATCTCTGGAAATCAACCCAGACTACGTCCCCAGCTTGTGCAGACTGGGGTTCCTTTACTTGTACGAGGGAAACACTGTCAAATCACTGGAAAACTATGTGAGAGCCGTCCAAGTCTGTGCTAGAGAACCGCACCAACTGGACAAATTCAAAGGACGCCTGAAGGAAGCAGTCCGTTTGGCAGAAGGTCGCGCAAAACAACAGGGCTATCCTCAGAGCTACATTGACAACATCATCCCGTCCACAGTGAGAGCAATTCTAGACAATTACAGAGGCTTGGCGAGCGAAGACGCCGGACACAGTACAGTGTCAAGTAATGCTACAAATCAATCGGGAGAGTCGTCAATACCTCGTGGGCGCACTTTTGCAACGGCAATCACGGGCACACCGATGTCGTTGGCCAGTCTTTTCGGCCAGGGAGCAAACCGCGGGGTGAATACCTCCATCAGGGTCGAGACTGGGCAGCCATCACGTGACGAAAATCAGGCGGACAGAATGGACGAGGATCCAGAGGTGGATATTTCCGATGTGGAAACTACTCATCGGCAGATACACGAGAGGGTCCAAAACTTCATGAGGCAACAACAGGGCCAACCTCTGCAGCCGATGGCGCTGGCACGGAGCCTTGCATCCACCATCACGTCGCAGTTCCAGAACGAGCCTCAAGGAGGGAATCTAGCAGACCAAATTGCTCGCGGAATTTCGACTTTCATGGGGCAGACGCAGAGCGAAC
- a CDS encoding Palmitoyltransferase PFA4, which produces MAIVFKWPWLGIAIPSLLIASIQLCAHYLFYRDRADQTKLVILAALVWYSYYLAIYTSPGHPPNNYTVDKSQKPQKQWYKYCSKCKHYKPERTHHCKTCRRCILKMDHHCPWTMNCVGHENIPHFMRFLTWVLVAVSYTFSFLVRKLSSYYKNRNLPAYLVGKKELALVIVCTLLCVFILFTIGILFLRTLFNLISNETTIESWERERVHSQFYTEKFWTKVRANYQRIHGKPLPELTSWKTNYRELRRDSQIPPNFSYDDLVFPYDSGSTFQNLCMALGPVHLWLWPWGKPKENGIDFEKVSEDEDQLNLPWPPDGSNYDNDPSDETTVSSWINDLGETLDDFGVDLATEPYEAPKDI; this is translated from the exons ATGGCCATCGTGTTTAAATGGCCCTGGCTGGGCATAGCG ATACCTAGTCTGCTGATCGCTTCCATCCAATTGTGTGCCCATTACCTGTTCTACAGAGACCGTGCCGATCAAACCAAGCTAGTGATTCTCGCTGCATTGGTCTGGTACTCCTACTATTTGGCCATCTATACGTCGCCAGGACACCCACCCAACAACTATACCGTGGATAAATCTCAGAAGCCGCAGAAACAATGGTACAAGTACTGTTCCAAATGCAAACATTACAAACCAGAGAGAACTCACCATTGCAAAACATGTAGACGCTGCATTCTGAAAATGGATCACCACTGTCCATGGACAATGAACTGCGTCGGCCACGAGAACATACCTCATTTCATGAGATTTCTCACCTGGGTTCTCGTAGCTGTCTCTTACACGTTTTCGTTCTTAGTGAGAAAATTGTCCTCCTACTACAAAAACAGGAACCTGCCAGCTTATTTGGTCGGCAAAAAGGAACTCGCTCTTGTGATTGTGTGCACATTGCTATGTGTATTCATCCTGTTCACTATAGGAATCCTATTCTTGCGCACTCTTTTCAATCTGATCAGCAACGAAACCACAATAGAAAGCTGGGAGCGCGAAAGAGTCCACTCACAATTCTACACTGAAAAGTTCTGGACCAAGGTGAGAGCAAATTACCAGAGAATTCACGGCAAGCCGCTTCCAGAACTGACgtcctggaaaacaaaTTACAGAGAACTGAGACGCGACTCGCAGATTCCTCCAAACTTCTCATACGATGATCTAGTCTTCCCATACGACTCAGGCTCCACGTTCCAAAATCTGTGCATGGCTCTTGGCCCAGTGCATCTCTGGCTTTGGCCTTGGGGAAAACCCAAAGAAAACGGAATTGACTTTGAAAAGGTCAGTGAGGACGAAGACCAATTGAATCTGCCTTGGCCTCCGGATGGCTCCAACTACGATAACGATCCTTCTGATGAAACTACCGTCTCCTCGTGGATTAACGATCTTGGCGAGACTCTGGATGACTTTGGCGTCGACCTGGCCACAGAACCTTACGAAGCACCAAAAGATATCTAA